A part of Xenopus tropicalis strain Nigerian chromosome 4, UCB_Xtro_10.0, whole genome shotgun sequence genomic DNA contains:
- the triobp gene encoding TRIO and F-actin-binding protein isoform X1 yields MLCMGERYPSEFGDRTDLEPDLLNFKKGWMSLLDANGEWKKHWFVLTDSSLKYYRDSNAEEADELDGEIDLRTCTNVPEFAVQRNYGFQIHTREGVFTLSAMTSGIRRNWIEALRKNVHPVSIPDVTKLSESNKENTFVPPRNTTNRPEELRLGSEVKHRKVEFTGTRHSSFDYVELSPLSPGDERDQRLEERRRWFEAPPIGETHTARRVPQVLTEEQKQKANEEIEAKWKELERLPLRDSKQTPLTCLLGGGRNKLGDSDGALEKQIQSLKLQLEKAKRELESQKSGSAVPSGYISQEACERSLSQMEASHQQLMSELQRHHEWEIQRLRQEKEQLLAEEAAATASVIESIRNAHKEELQREVEKARSFQHGGSASQDLLRRQNQSEMVSVRRELQALSERYSQKCLEISALNQAGEEREKELQRCQTEGQELLKQNQELNKRLSEEIGKLRSLTASNGPSDGTRQGEKNSTELEVLLRVKDNELQYLQKEISCLREDLENMQKDKRYASEKYKDIYMELNNIKSRSEREIDQLKEHLRLAMAALREEAALRNSVGE; encoded by the exons ATGCTGTGTATGGGCGAGAGGTACCCATCAGAATTTGGTGACCGCACAGACTTGGAG CCAGACTTGCTCAATTTTAAGAAGGGATGGATGTCCCTGCTTGATGCCAATGGAGAG TGGAAGAAACACTGGTTTGTCCTGACTGATTCCAGCCTCAAGTATTACAGGGATTCCAATGCAGAGGAG GCAGATGAGCTGGATGGGGAGATTGATCTCCGGACTTGCACCAACGTGCCTGAATTTGCCGTACAGAGAAATTATGGCTTTCAGATTCAT ACACGTGAAGGTGTGTTCACACTTTCTGCTATGACTTCTGGGATACGCAGGAACTGGATTGAGGCACTGAGAAAAAATGTGCACCCTGTCAGCATCCCTGATGTAACCAA ATTGTCTGAGAGTAACAAGGAGAATACCTTTGTTCCACCACGAAACACAACTAATCGGCCTGAAGAGTTACGTTTGGGATCAGAAGTCAAGCATAGGAAGGTAGAGTTTACCGGCACCCGACACAGTTCATTCGATTATGTCGAGCTGTCCCCACTTTCTCCAGGGGACGAAAGGGATCAGAGGTTAGAAGAACGTAGGCGCTGGTTTGAAGCACCCCCTATCGGAGAGACACATACCGCTCGTCGTGTTCCTCAAGTGCTTACGGAGGAGCAGAAGCAGAAAGCTAATGAGGAGATAGAAGCTAAGTGGAAGGAACTAGAACGTCTTCCCCTCAGAGATTCCAAACAGACCCCCCTGACCTGTCTTTTAGGAGGAGGAAGGAACAAACTGGGGGACAGCGATGGAGCACTAGAAAAACAG ATTCAGAGTCTGAAGCTACAGCTGGAAAAAGCTAAAAGAGAGCTAGAGTCTCAGAAATCAGGAAGTGCTGTTCCTTCTGGCTACATTTCACAG GAAGCCTGTGAACGAAGTCTTTCTCAGATGGAGGCTTCCCACCAACAGCTGATGTCTGAGCTCCAGCGACACCATGAATGGGAGATACAGAGGCTACGGCAGGAGAAAGAGCAGCTGCttgcagaagaggcagctgccacCGCATCTG TGATTGAATCTATTCGTAATGCACATAAAGAGGAGCTGCAGAGAGAGGTGGAGAAAGCCCGGTCATTCCAGCATGGTGGTTCTGCATCACAAGATTTGCTTCGCCGACAAAACCA GTCTGAAATGGTATCTGTAAGGCGGGAATTGCAGGCTTTATCTGAGCGTTACTCGCAGAAATGCCTAGAGATTAGTGCACTGAACCAGGCTGGGGAGGAGAGGGAGAAGGAACTACAAAGATGTCAGACAGAGGGACAGGAGTTGCTGAAGCAGAATCAG GAACTGAACAAACGTTTGTCAGAGGAGATTGGGAAACTTCGATCATTAACTGCAAGCAATGGCCCCAGTGATGGAACTCGCCAAGGGGAAAAGAACAGCACGGAGCTTGAG GTTTTACTGCGTGTAAAAGACAACGAACTGCAATATTTGCAAAAGGAAATTTCCTGCCTACGTGAAGATCTTGAGAATATGCAAAAG GATAAGCGTTATGCCTCAGAGAAATACAAGGATATTTACATGGAACTCAACAATATTAAGAGTCGCTCAGAGCGTGAGATTGACCAGCTAAAGGAACACTTGCGGTTGGCAATGGCAGCACTGCGTGAAGAGGCCGCACTGCGGAACAGTGTAGGAGAATAA
- the triobp gene encoding TRIO and F-actin-binding protein isoform X2: protein MLSQPDLLNFKKGWMSLLDANGEWKKHWFVLTDSSLKYYRDSNAEEADELDGEIDLRTCTNVPEFAVQRNYGFQIHTREGVFTLSAMTSGIRRNWIEALRKNVHPVSIPDVTKLSESNKENTFVPPRNTTNRPEELRLGSEVKHRKVEFTGTRHSSFDYVELSPLSPGDERDQRLEERRRWFEAPPIGETHTARRVPQVLTEEQKQKANEEIEAKWKELERLPLRDSKQTPLTCLLGGGRNKLGDSDGALEKQIQSLKLQLEKAKRELESQKSGSAVPSGYISQEACERSLSQMEASHQQLMSELQRHHEWEIQRLRQEKEQLLAEEAAATASVIESIRNAHKEELQREVEKARSFQHGGSASQDLLRRQNQSEMVSVRRELQALSERYSQKCLEISALNQAGEEREKELQRCQTEGQELLKQNQELNKRLSEEIGKLRSLTASNGPSDGTRQGEKNSTELEVLLRVKDNELQYLQKEISCLREDLENMQKDKRYASEKYKDIYMELNNIKSRSEREIDQLKEHLRLAMAALREEAALRNSVGE from the exons ATGTTATCTCAA CCAGACTTGCTCAATTTTAAGAAGGGATGGATGTCCCTGCTTGATGCCAATGGAGAG TGGAAGAAACACTGGTTTGTCCTGACTGATTCCAGCCTCAAGTATTACAGGGATTCCAATGCAGAGGAG GCAGATGAGCTGGATGGGGAGATTGATCTCCGGACTTGCACCAACGTGCCTGAATTTGCCGTACAGAGAAATTATGGCTTTCAGATTCAT ACACGTGAAGGTGTGTTCACACTTTCTGCTATGACTTCTGGGATACGCAGGAACTGGATTGAGGCACTGAGAAAAAATGTGCACCCTGTCAGCATCCCTGATGTAACCAA ATTGTCTGAGAGTAACAAGGAGAATACCTTTGTTCCACCACGAAACACAACTAATCGGCCTGAAGAGTTACGTTTGGGATCAGAAGTCAAGCATAGGAAGGTAGAGTTTACCGGCACCCGACACAGTTCATTCGATTATGTCGAGCTGTCCCCACTTTCTCCAGGGGACGAAAGGGATCAGAGGTTAGAAGAACGTAGGCGCTGGTTTGAAGCACCCCCTATCGGAGAGACACATACCGCTCGTCGTGTTCCTCAAGTGCTTACGGAGGAGCAGAAGCAGAAAGCTAATGAGGAGATAGAAGCTAAGTGGAAGGAACTAGAACGTCTTCCCCTCAGAGATTCCAAACAGACCCCCCTGACCTGTCTTTTAGGAGGAGGAAGGAACAAACTGGGGGACAGCGATGGAGCACTAGAAAAACAG ATTCAGAGTCTGAAGCTACAGCTGGAAAAAGCTAAAAGAGAGCTAGAGTCTCAGAAATCAGGAAGTGCTGTTCCTTCTGGCTACATTTCACAG GAAGCCTGTGAACGAAGTCTTTCTCAGATGGAGGCTTCCCACCAACAGCTGATGTCTGAGCTCCAGCGACACCATGAATGGGAGATACAGAGGCTACGGCAGGAGAAAGAGCAGCTGCttgcagaagaggcagctgccacCGCATCTG TGATTGAATCTATTCGTAATGCACATAAAGAGGAGCTGCAGAGAGAGGTGGAGAAAGCCCGGTCATTCCAGCATGGTGGTTCTGCATCACAAGATTTGCTTCGCCGACAAAACCA GTCTGAAATGGTATCTGTAAGGCGGGAATTGCAGGCTTTATCTGAGCGTTACTCGCAGAAATGCCTAGAGATTAGTGCACTGAACCAGGCTGGGGAGGAGAGGGAGAAGGAACTACAAAGATGTCAGACAGAGGGACAGGAGTTGCTGAAGCAGAATCAG GAACTGAACAAACGTTTGTCAGAGGAGATTGGGAAACTTCGATCATTAACTGCAAGCAATGGCCCCAGTGATGGAACTCGCCAAGGGGAAAAGAACAGCACGGAGCTTGAG GTTTTACTGCGTGTAAAAGACAACGAACTGCAATATTTGCAAAAGGAAATTTCCTGCCTACGTGAAGATCTTGAGAATATGCAAAAG GATAAGCGTTATGCCTCAGAGAAATACAAGGATATTTACATGGAACTCAACAATATTAAGAGTCGCTCAGAGCGTGAGATTGACCAGCTAAAGGAACACTTGCGGTTGGCAATGGCAGCACTGCGTGAAGAGGCCGCACTGCGGAACAGTGTAGGAGAATAA
- the triobp gene encoding TRIO and F-actin-binding protein isoform X3, with translation MTPDLLNFKKGWMSLLDANGEWKKHWFVLTDSSLKYYRDSNAEEADELDGEIDLRTCTNVPEFAVQRNYGFQIHTREGVFTLSAMTSGIRRNWIEALRKNVHPVSIPDVTKLSESNKENTFVPPRNTTNRPEELRLGSEVKHRKVEFTGTRHSSFDYVELSPLSPGDERDQRLEERRRWFEAPPIGETHTARRVPQVLTEEQKQKANEEIEAKWKELERLPLRDSKQTPLTCLLGGGRNKLGDSDGALEKQIQSLKLQLEKAKRELESQKSGSAVPSGYISQEACERSLSQMEASHQQLMSELQRHHEWEIQRLRQEKEQLLAEEAAATASVIESIRNAHKEELQREVEKARSFQHGGSASQDLLRRQNQSEMVSVRRELQALSERYSQKCLEISALNQAGEEREKELQRCQTEGQELLKQNQELNKRLSEEIGKLRSLTASNGPSDGTRQGEKNSTELEVLLRVKDNELQYLQKEISCLREDLENMQKDKRYASEKYKDIYMELNNIKSRSEREIDQLKEHLRLAMAALREEAALRNSVGE, from the exons ATGACG CCAGACTTGCTCAATTTTAAGAAGGGATGGATGTCCCTGCTTGATGCCAATGGAGAG TGGAAGAAACACTGGTTTGTCCTGACTGATTCCAGCCTCAAGTATTACAGGGATTCCAATGCAGAGGAG GCAGATGAGCTGGATGGGGAGATTGATCTCCGGACTTGCACCAACGTGCCTGAATTTGCCGTACAGAGAAATTATGGCTTTCAGATTCAT ACACGTGAAGGTGTGTTCACACTTTCTGCTATGACTTCTGGGATACGCAGGAACTGGATTGAGGCACTGAGAAAAAATGTGCACCCTGTCAGCATCCCTGATGTAACCAA ATTGTCTGAGAGTAACAAGGAGAATACCTTTGTTCCACCACGAAACACAACTAATCGGCCTGAAGAGTTACGTTTGGGATCAGAAGTCAAGCATAGGAAGGTAGAGTTTACCGGCACCCGACACAGTTCATTCGATTATGTCGAGCTGTCCCCACTTTCTCCAGGGGACGAAAGGGATCAGAGGTTAGAAGAACGTAGGCGCTGGTTTGAAGCACCCCCTATCGGAGAGACACATACCGCTCGTCGTGTTCCTCAAGTGCTTACGGAGGAGCAGAAGCAGAAAGCTAATGAGGAGATAGAAGCTAAGTGGAAGGAACTAGAACGTCTTCCCCTCAGAGATTCCAAACAGACCCCCCTGACCTGTCTTTTAGGAGGAGGAAGGAACAAACTGGGGGACAGCGATGGAGCACTAGAAAAACAG ATTCAGAGTCTGAAGCTACAGCTGGAAAAAGCTAAAAGAGAGCTAGAGTCTCAGAAATCAGGAAGTGCTGTTCCTTCTGGCTACATTTCACAG GAAGCCTGTGAACGAAGTCTTTCTCAGATGGAGGCTTCCCACCAACAGCTGATGTCTGAGCTCCAGCGACACCATGAATGGGAGATACAGAGGCTACGGCAGGAGAAAGAGCAGCTGCttgcagaagaggcagctgccacCGCATCTG TGATTGAATCTATTCGTAATGCACATAAAGAGGAGCTGCAGAGAGAGGTGGAGAAAGCCCGGTCATTCCAGCATGGTGGTTCTGCATCACAAGATTTGCTTCGCCGACAAAACCA GTCTGAAATGGTATCTGTAAGGCGGGAATTGCAGGCTTTATCTGAGCGTTACTCGCAGAAATGCCTAGAGATTAGTGCACTGAACCAGGCTGGGGAGGAGAGGGAGAAGGAACTACAAAGATGTCAGACAGAGGGACAGGAGTTGCTGAAGCAGAATCAG GAACTGAACAAACGTTTGTCAGAGGAGATTGGGAAACTTCGATCATTAACTGCAAGCAATGGCCCCAGTGATGGAACTCGCCAAGGGGAAAAGAACAGCACGGAGCTTGAG GTTTTACTGCGTGTAAAAGACAACGAACTGCAATATTTGCAAAAGGAAATTTCCTGCCTACGTGAAGATCTTGAGAATATGCAAAAG GATAAGCGTTATGCCTCAGAGAAATACAAGGATATTTACATGGAACTCAACAATATTAAGAGTCGCTCAGAGCGTGAGATTGACCAGCTAAAGGAACACTTGCGGTTGGCAATGGCAGCACTGCGTGAAGAGGCCGCACTGCGGAACAGTGTAGGAGAATAA